From the Limanda limanda chromosome 2, fLimLim1.1, whole genome shotgun sequence genome, one window contains:
- the LOC133015876 gene encoding tripartite motif-containing protein 16-like, with protein sequence MAQQENHLDRERFSCWICEDLLKDPVTTGCGHSYCKSCINTHWDKEEERGSYSCPQCRQTFTTRPVLETSTMLADSLEELKKTGLQAAPADHCSAGPEDVACDVCTGRKLKALKSCLNCLASYCEKHLQPHLQSAAFKKHKLVEPSEKLQENICSRHDEVMKMFCRTDQQCICSLCSVEEHKDHDTVSAAAERTERQRELGLRRQTIQQRVQDTEKDVKLLQQEEEALNGSADKAVEDSEEIFPELIRLLEKRSSDVEQQIRSQQETEVSRVRELQERLEQEINELKRKDHELKQLSDTEDHNQFIHNYPSLSPLSGSTHSSSFRIRPLRNFEDVTAAVSQVRGRLQDILSETETQILQIVSQVDVLLRQPEPETRADFLKYSQEITMDRNTTFKHLLLSEGNRKVRHMRKGQYYSNHPDRFIYKPKVLSRESLTGRCYWEVKVKVGVGGVDVAVTYKNITRAGGSDECIFGFNDKSWSLSCDRNSYCFYYNRIKTPVSGPVSSRVGVYLDHSAGVLSFYRVSGTMTLLHRVQTTFTQPLYAGVWVYGYESTAEFCKLK encoded by the coding sequence atggcgcagcaagaaaatcacctggacagagaaagattctcctgttggatctgtgaggatctactgaaggatccggtgactactggctgtggacacagctactgtaagagctgtattaacacccactgggacaaagaggaggagagaggaagctacagctgtcctcagtgtagacagaccttcacaacgaggcctgtcctggagacaagcaccatgttagctgattcactggaggagctgaagaagactggactccaagctgctcctgctgatcactgctctgctggacctgaagatgtggcctgtgatgtctgcactgggagaaaactgaaagctctcaagtcctgtttgaattgtttggcctcttattgtgaaaaacacctccagcctcatcttcagtcagctgcatttaagaagcacaagctggtggagccctcggagaagctccaggagaacatctgctctcgtcacgacgaggtgatgaagatgttctgccgcactgatcagcagtgtatctgttctctctgctctgtggaggaacataaagaccacgacacagtgtcagctgcagcagaaaggactgagaggcagagagagctcgggctgaggagacaaacaatccagcagagagtccaggacacagagaaagacgtgaagctgcttcaacaggaggaggaggccctcaatggctctgctgataaagcagtggaggacagtgaggagatcttccctgagctgatccgtctgctggagaaaagaagctctgatgtggagcagcagatcagatcccagcaggagactgaagtgagtcgagtcagagagcttcaggagagactggagcaggagatcaatgagctgaagaggaaagaccatgaactgaagcagctctcagacacagaggatcacaaccagtttatacacaactacccctcactgtcaccactcagtggatctacacactcatccagcttcaggatccgtcctctgaggaactttgaggacgtgacagcagctgtatcacaggtcagaggtcgactacaggacattctgagtgagacagagacacagattttacagattgtgtctcaagtggatgttttactgcgacaaccagagccagagaccagagctgacttcttaaaatattcacaggaaatcacaatggatcgaaacacaacattcaaacatctgttattatctgagggaaacagaaaagtaagaCATATGAGAAAAGGACAGtattattctaatcacccagacagattcatttATAAGCCtaaggtcctgagtagagagagtctgactggacgttgttactgggaggtgaaggtgaaggtgggggtgggaggagttgatgtagcagtcacatacaagaatatcaccagagcaggaggctcagatgaatgtatatttggattcaatgataaatcttggtcattatcttgTGATAGAAACAGTTATTGCTTTTATTACAACAGAatcaagactccagtgtcaggtcctgtgtcctccagagtaggagtgtacctggatcacagtgcaggtgttctgtccttctacagagtctctggcaccatgactctcctccacagagtccagaccacattcactcagcctctctatgctggagtttgggTTTATGGTTAtgaatccacagctgagttctgtaaactcaaatag